From the genome of Pelodiscus sinensis isolate JC-2024 chromosome 12, ASM4963464v1, whole genome shotgun sequence, one region includes:
- the BCAR1 gene encoding breast cancer anti-estrogen resistance protein 1 isoform X1, whose translation MSPQNVLAKALYDNVSESPDELSFRKGDIMTVLERNTQGLEGWWLCSLHGRQGIVPGNRLKILVGMYDKKQPAGPPPPQASLPGPPPPAARPPGDSVYLSPAPSIYPGPAPGAAYPAPPAKQPLAYPKQPPLPAGQEIYQVPPALSQAPELATSPPQEIYQVPPAVGLGQDLYQVPPSMSQPQDLYQVPPSLDVRGWDGPKPQGKVVVPTRVGQAYIYDSPKGEQDEYDIPRHLLFGPQEIYDVPPVRGLLASQVYDTPPMAVKGPTSREPGQEIYDVPPSVEKGLHLAPHTVYDVPPSVSKDVPDGLCREETYDVPPAFAKPKGLEPARRPVEPALPEDVYDVPPAAGKGAPEAPCPQEIYDVPPALRGPAQDLYDVPRELRLPAEDESVYDVPPQVDRETRAGEAKRLSASSTGSARSNVSSSSLDAGPGKEAPKELGLDLDAAMELLARLQHHVSSSVSYLMSFAGRRGPEQLELRAAAEGVQVALRDLLEFARGAVGSAAQASDRALHAKLSKQLQKMEEAHQALLRHSQALEGCGWAPSADDLDRLVMSARGVPDDAKQLASFLHGNASLLFRRGRPPAEGPDASPPLASHPPAAPADKASSIQSRPLPSPPKFLAQESPDGQYESSEGGWMEDYDYVHLQGKEEFEKTQKELLEKGNIIRQGKGQLEQQQLKQFERLEQEVTRPIDNDLSSWAPPQPYAQVRGGSALGPSDRQLLLFYLEQCEAGLAALTSAVDAFLAAVGANQPPKIFVAHSKFVILSAHKLVFIGDTLARQARAPDVRHRVTQHSNRLCDLLKELVGSTKAAALHYPSPAAARDMLERVRELAGGTQQFHMALGQLAAM comes from the exons ATGTCCCCGCAGAACGTGCTGGCCAAGGCGCTGTACGACAACGTCTCCGAGTCGCCGGACGAGCTGTCCTTCCGCAAGGGCGACATCATGACGGTGCTGGAGCGCAACACGcaggggctggagggctggtggctctgCTCGCTGCACGGGCGCCAGGGCATCGTGCCGGGCAACCGCCTCAAGATCCTGGTGGGCATGTACGACAAGAAGCAGCCGGCGGGGCCGCCGCCCCCCCAGGCCTCGCTGCCCGGCCCGccgccccccgccgcccgcccgccgggGGACAGCGTCTACCTGAGTCCGGCCCCCAGCATCTACCCGGGCCCCGCGCCCGGAGCCGCCTACcctgccccgcccgccaagcAGCCGCTGGCCTACCCCAAGCAGCcgccgctccccgccggccaggAGATCTACCAGGTGCCCCCCGCGCTGAGCCAGGCGCCCGAGCTCGCCACCAGCCCCCCGCAGGAGATCTACCAGGTGCCcccggccgtggggctggggcaggacctCTACCAGGTGCCGCCCTCCATGAGCCAGCCCCAGGACCTCTACCAGGTGCCGCCCTCCTTGGACGTGCGGGGCTGGGACGGGCCCAAGCCCCAGGGAAAG GTGGTGGTGCCCACGCGGGTGGGGCAGGCCTACATCTACGACTCACCCAAAGGCGAGCAGGACGAGTATGACATCCCCCGGCACCTGCTCTTCGGGCCCCAGGAGATCTACGACGTGCCCCCCGTCCGGGGCCTGCTCGCCAGCCAG GTCTACGACACCCCCCCGATGGCGGTGAAGGGCCCCACCAGCCGGGAGCCGGGCCAGGAAATCTACGACGTGCCGCCCAGCGTGGAGAAGGGCCTGCATCTGGCGCCCCACACA GTGTATGATGTGCCCCCTTCCGTGAGCAAGGACGTCCCGGACGGTCTGTGCCGAGAGGAGACCTACGACGTCCCACCTGCTTTCGCCAAGCCcaaggggctggagccagcccggCGCCCGGTGGAGCCGGCCCTGCCTGAGGACGTGTATGACGTGCCGCCAGCAGCCGGGAAGGGCGCCCCGGAGGCCCCCTGCCCGCAGGAGATCTACGATGTGCCGCCGGCGCTGCGGGGCCCGGCCCAGGACCTGTACGACGTGCCCCGGGAGCTGCGCCTGCCCGCCGAGGACGAGTCGGTCTACGACGTGCCGCCACAGGTGGACCGGGAGACCCGGGCGGGCGAGGCCAAGCGGCTCTCAGCCTCGAGCACGGGCAGCGCCCGCAGCAACGTCTCCAGCTCCTCCCTGGACGCGGGGCCGGGCAAGGAGGCGCCCAAGGAGCTGGGCCTGGACCTGGATGCAGCCATGGAGCTGCTGGCCCGGCTCCAGCACCATGTCAGCAGCTCCGTCTCCTACCTCATGTCCTTCGCCGGCCGGCGCGGCCCGGAGCAGCTGGAGCTGCGGGCGGCGGCCGAGGGCGTCcaggtggcgctgcgggacctgTTGGAGTTCGCCCGGGGGGCCGTGGGCAGCGCGGCCCAGGCCTCGGACCGCGCCCTGCATGCCAAGCTGAGCAAGCAGCTGCAGAAGATGGAGGAGGCGCACCAGGCCCTGCTGCGGCACAGCCAGGCGCTGGAGGGCTGCGGCTGGGCCCCCAGCGCCGACGACCTGGACCGGCTGGTGATGTCGGCACGGGGCGTCCCCGACGACGCCAAGCAGCTGGCGTCCTTCCTGCACGGCAACGCCTCGCTGCTGTTCCGCCGGGGCAGGCCGCCCGCCGAGGGCCCGGACGCCAGCCCGCCCctggccagccaccccccagcgGCGCCCGCCGACAAGGCCAGCAGCATCCAgtcccggcccctgccctccccgcccaAGTTCCTGGCGCAGGAGTCGCCCGACGGGCAGTACGAGAGCAGCGAGGGCGGCTGGATGGAGGACTACGACTACGTGCACCTGCAG gGCAAGGAGGAGTTTGAGAAAACCCAGAAGGAGCTGCTGGAAAAAGGCAACATCATACGGCAGGGCAaggggcagctggagcagcagcag CTGAAGCAGTTTGAGCGGCTGGAGCAGGAGGTGACGCGGCCCATCGACAACGACCTGTCCAGCTGGGCGCCGCCGCAGCCCTACGCACAGGTGCGGGGCGGCAGCGCCCTGGGCCCCTCCgaccgccagctgctgctcttctACCTGGAGCAGTGCGAGGCCGGCCTGGCCGCGCTCACCAGCGCCGTGGACGCCTTCCTGGCCGCCGTGGGCGCCAACCAGCCGCCCAAGATCTTCGTGGCCCACAGCAAGTTCGTCATCCTGAGCGCCCACAAGCTGGTGTTCATCGGCGACACGCTGGCGCGCCAGGCCCGGGCCCCGGACGTGCGCCACCGGGTGACTCAGCACAGCAACCGCCTGTGCGACCTGCTCAAGGAGCTAGTGGGGAGCACCAAGGCGGCCGCCCTGCACTACCCCTCGCCCGCCGCCGCCCGGGACATGCTGGAGCGGGTCCGAGAGCTGGCCGGCGGCACGCAGCAGTTCCACATGGCgctggggcagctggcagccaTGTGA
- the BCAR1 gene encoding breast cancer anti-estrogen resistance protein 1 isoform X2: MNYLNVLAKALYDNVSESPDELSFRKGDIMTVLERNTQGLEGWWLCSLHGRQGIVPGNRLKILVGMYDKKQPAGPPPPQASLPGPPPPAARPPGDSVYLSPAPSIYPGPAPGAAYPAPPAKQPLAYPKQPPLPAGQEIYQVPPALSQAPELATSPPQEIYQVPPAVGLGQDLYQVPPSMSQPQDLYQVPPSLDVRGWDGPKPQGKVVVPTRVGQAYIYDSPKGEQDEYDIPRHLLFGPQEIYDVPPVRGLLASQVSQEVYDTPPMAVKGPTSREPGQEIYDVPPSVEKGLHLAPHTVYDVPPSVSKDVPDGLCREETYDVPPAFAKPKGLEPARRPVEPALPEDVYDVPPAAGKGAPEAPCPQEIYDVPPALRGPAQDLYDVPRELRLPAEDESVYDVPPQVDRETRAGEAKRLSASSTGSARSNVSSSSLDAGPGKEAPKELGLDLDAAMELLARLQHHVSSSVSYLMSFAGRRGPEQLELRAAAEGVQVALRDLLEFARGAVGSAAQASDRALHAKLSKQLQKMEEAHQALLRHSQALEGCGWAPSADDLDRLVMSARGVPDDAKQLASFLHGNASLLFRRGRPPAEGPDASPPLASHPPAAPADKASSIQSRPLPSPPKFLAQESPDGQYESSEGGWMEDYDYVHLQGKEEFEKTQKELLEKGNIIRQGKGQLEQQQLKQFERLEQEVTRPIDNDLSSWAPPQPYAQVRGGSALGPSDRQLLLFYLEQCEAGLAALTSAVDAFLAAVGANQPPKIFVAHSKFVILSAHKLVFIGDTLARQARAPDVRHRVTQHSNRLCDLLKELVGSTKAAALHYPSPAAARDMLERVRELAGGTQQFHMALGQLAAM, from the exons AACGTGCTGGCCAAGGCGCTGTACGACAACGTCTCCGAGTCGCCGGACGAGCTGTCCTTCCGCAAGGGCGACATCATGACGGTGCTGGAGCGCAACACGcaggggctggagggctggtggctctgCTCGCTGCACGGGCGCCAGGGCATCGTGCCGGGCAACCGCCTCAAGATCCTGGTGGGCATGTACGACAAGAAGCAGCCGGCGGGGCCGCCGCCCCCCCAGGCCTCGCTGCCCGGCCCGccgccccccgccgcccgcccgccgggGGACAGCGTCTACCTGAGTCCGGCCCCCAGCATCTACCCGGGCCCCGCGCCCGGAGCCGCCTACcctgccccgcccgccaagcAGCCGCTGGCCTACCCCAAGCAGCcgccgctccccgccggccaggAGATCTACCAGGTGCCCCCCGCGCTGAGCCAGGCGCCCGAGCTCGCCACCAGCCCCCCGCAGGAGATCTACCAGGTGCCcccggccgtggggctggggcaggacctCTACCAGGTGCCGCCCTCCATGAGCCAGCCCCAGGACCTCTACCAGGTGCCGCCCTCCTTGGACGTGCGGGGCTGGGACGGGCCCAAGCCCCAGGGAAAG GTGGTGGTGCCCACGCGGGTGGGGCAGGCCTACATCTACGACTCACCCAAAGGCGAGCAGGACGAGTATGACATCCCCCGGCACCTGCTCTTCGGGCCCCAGGAGATCTACGACGTGCCCCCCGTCCGGGGCCTGCTCGCCAGCCAGGTCAGCCAGGAG GTCTACGACACCCCCCCGATGGCGGTGAAGGGCCCCACCAGCCGGGAGCCGGGCCAGGAAATCTACGACGTGCCGCCCAGCGTGGAGAAGGGCCTGCATCTGGCGCCCCACACA GTGTATGATGTGCCCCCTTCCGTGAGCAAGGACGTCCCGGACGGTCTGTGCCGAGAGGAGACCTACGACGTCCCACCTGCTTTCGCCAAGCCcaaggggctggagccagcccggCGCCCGGTGGAGCCGGCCCTGCCTGAGGACGTGTATGACGTGCCGCCAGCAGCCGGGAAGGGCGCCCCGGAGGCCCCCTGCCCGCAGGAGATCTACGATGTGCCGCCGGCGCTGCGGGGCCCGGCCCAGGACCTGTACGACGTGCCCCGGGAGCTGCGCCTGCCCGCCGAGGACGAGTCGGTCTACGACGTGCCGCCACAGGTGGACCGGGAGACCCGGGCGGGCGAGGCCAAGCGGCTCTCAGCCTCGAGCACGGGCAGCGCCCGCAGCAACGTCTCCAGCTCCTCCCTGGACGCGGGGCCGGGCAAGGAGGCGCCCAAGGAGCTGGGCCTGGACCTGGATGCAGCCATGGAGCTGCTGGCCCGGCTCCAGCACCATGTCAGCAGCTCCGTCTCCTACCTCATGTCCTTCGCCGGCCGGCGCGGCCCGGAGCAGCTGGAGCTGCGGGCGGCGGCCGAGGGCGTCcaggtggcgctgcgggacctgTTGGAGTTCGCCCGGGGGGCCGTGGGCAGCGCGGCCCAGGCCTCGGACCGCGCCCTGCATGCCAAGCTGAGCAAGCAGCTGCAGAAGATGGAGGAGGCGCACCAGGCCCTGCTGCGGCACAGCCAGGCGCTGGAGGGCTGCGGCTGGGCCCCCAGCGCCGACGACCTGGACCGGCTGGTGATGTCGGCACGGGGCGTCCCCGACGACGCCAAGCAGCTGGCGTCCTTCCTGCACGGCAACGCCTCGCTGCTGTTCCGCCGGGGCAGGCCGCCCGCCGAGGGCCCGGACGCCAGCCCGCCCctggccagccaccccccagcgGCGCCCGCCGACAAGGCCAGCAGCATCCAgtcccggcccctgccctccccgcccaAGTTCCTGGCGCAGGAGTCGCCCGACGGGCAGTACGAGAGCAGCGAGGGCGGCTGGATGGAGGACTACGACTACGTGCACCTGCAG gGCAAGGAGGAGTTTGAGAAAACCCAGAAGGAGCTGCTGGAAAAAGGCAACATCATACGGCAGGGCAaggggcagctggagcagcagcag CTGAAGCAGTTTGAGCGGCTGGAGCAGGAGGTGACGCGGCCCATCGACAACGACCTGTCCAGCTGGGCGCCGCCGCAGCCCTACGCACAGGTGCGGGGCGGCAGCGCCCTGGGCCCCTCCgaccgccagctgctgctcttctACCTGGAGCAGTGCGAGGCCGGCCTGGCCGCGCTCACCAGCGCCGTGGACGCCTTCCTGGCCGCCGTGGGCGCCAACCAGCCGCCCAAGATCTTCGTGGCCCACAGCAAGTTCGTCATCCTGAGCGCCCACAAGCTGGTGTTCATCGGCGACACGCTGGCGCGCCAGGCCCGGGCCCCGGACGTGCGCCACCGGGTGACTCAGCACAGCAACCGCCTGTGCGACCTGCTCAAGGAGCTAGTGGGGAGCACCAAGGCGGCCGCCCTGCACTACCCCTCGCCCGCCGCCGCCCGGGACATGCTGGAGCGGGTCCGAGAGCTGGCCGGCGGCACGCAGCAGTTCCACATGGCgctggggcagctggcagccaTGTGA